One segment of Streptomyces sp. YIM 121038 DNA contains the following:
- a CDS encoding aliphatic sulfonate ABC transporter substrate-binding protein — MPAIRTSSGPLSPRPRRSGLLTAVAALPLLALTLSACGYGSDSDKDDDGKAKIAADAKKIEGLDEVKIGYFPNLTHGTALVGDHEGLFQKELGATKASYSQFNAGPSEIEALNSKSIDIGWIGPSPAINGYTKSNGENLRIIGGSASGGVKLVVNPKKIKTLDDIKGKKIATPQLGNTQDVAFLNWIKEKGWKVDAQSGKGDVSVVRTDNKITPDAYKSGSVDGAWVPEPTASKLVAEGAKVLLDEADLWPGKKFVITNVIVRQQFLKDHPKVVEAVLRGAVKANQFIKDNPAKAKAAANAKLKQHSGKELPAQVLDPAWKSIQFTNDPLAATLDTEAEHAVKAGLLEQPDLKGIYDLGPLNKVLKAAGEPAVDDAGLGVK; from the coding sequence GTGCCAGCCATCCGCACCTCCTCCGGTCCCCTTTCTCCCCGCCCGCGCCGCTCCGGCCTGCTGACCGCCGTCGCCGCGCTCCCCCTGCTCGCGCTCACACTCTCCGCCTGCGGATACGGCTCGGACTCCGACAAGGACGACGACGGCAAGGCGAAGATCGCCGCCGACGCGAAGAAGATCGAGGGGCTGGACGAGGTGAAGATCGGCTACTTCCCGAACCTCACCCACGGCACGGCGCTCGTCGGCGACCACGAGGGCCTGTTCCAGAAGGAGCTGGGCGCCACCAAGGCGTCGTACTCCCAGTTCAACGCGGGTCCCTCGGAGATCGAGGCGCTCAACTCCAAGTCCATCGACATCGGCTGGATCGGCCCGTCGCCCGCCATCAACGGCTACACCAAGTCCAACGGCGAGAACCTGCGCATCATCGGCGGTTCGGCGTCCGGCGGCGTGAAGCTCGTGGTGAACCCCAAGAAGATCAAGACCCTGGACGACATCAAGGGCAAGAAGATCGCCACCCCGCAGCTCGGCAACACCCAGGACGTGGCCTTCCTGAACTGGATCAAGGAGAAGGGCTGGAAGGTCGACGCCCAGAGCGGCAAGGGCGACGTCTCCGTGGTCCGCACCGACAACAAGATCACCCCGGACGCCTACAAGTCCGGCTCCGTCGACGGCGCCTGGGTGCCGGAGCCGACCGCGTCCAAGCTGGTGGCCGAGGGCGCGAAGGTGCTCCTCGACGAGGCCGACCTGTGGCCCGGCAAGAAGTTCGTGATCACGAACGTCATCGTGCGCCAGCAGTTCCTCAAGGACCACCCGAAGGTCGTCGAGGCCGTGCTGCGGGGCGCGGTGAAGGCGAACCAGTTCATCAAGGACAACCCGGCCAAGGCCAAGGCCGCCGCCAACGCCAAGCTGAAGCAGCACTCCGGCAAGGAACTGCCCGCGCAGGTCCTCGACCCGGCCTGGAAGTCGATCCAGTTCACCAACGACCCGCTGGCGGCGACGCTCGACACCGAGGCCGAGCACGCCGTGAAGGCGGGCCTCCTGGAACAGCCCGACCTCAAGGGCATCTACGACCTGGGCCCGCTCAACAAGGTCCTGAAGGCGGCGGGCGAGCCCGCGGTCGACGACGCCGGCCTCGGCGTCAAGTAA
- a CDS encoding GTP-binding protein, whose protein sequence is MTSTTAGRLAGPFATTLLRFATAGSVDDGKSTLVGRLLHDSKSVLADQLEAVEHASRSRGAEGPDLALLTDGLRAEREQGITIDVAYRYFATPRRRFILADTPGHVQYTRNMVTGASTADLAVVLVDARNGVIEQTRRHAAVAALLRVPHVVLAVNKMDLVAYAEPVFAKIAEEFTAYATELGVPEVTAIPISALAGDNVVEPSATMDWYDGPTVLEHLETVPVSHDLTGCHARLPVQYVIRPQTAEHPDYRGYAGQIAAGTFRVGDEVTVLPSGRTTKVAGIDLLGRPVDVAWTPQSVTVLLEDDLDISRGDMLVPSSDTPTTTQDIAATVCHVADTPLRVGQRVLLKHTTRTVKAIVKQIPSRLTLDDLSQHPNPGLLAANDIGRVLVRTAEPLALDAYADSRRTGSFLLIDPADGTTLAAGMAGEAFARAEAPASATDDEEGWDF, encoded by the coding sequence ATGACCAGCACCACCGCGGGCCGGCTTGCCGGGCCCTTCGCCACCACCCTGCTGCGCTTCGCCACCGCGGGCTCCGTCGACGACGGCAAGTCCACGCTGGTCGGCCGCCTCCTGCACGACTCCAAGTCGGTCCTCGCCGACCAGCTGGAGGCCGTCGAGCACGCCTCGCGCAGCCGCGGCGCCGAGGGGCCCGACCTGGCGCTGCTCACCGACGGCCTGCGGGCCGAGCGCGAGCAGGGCATCACCATCGACGTGGCGTACCGCTACTTCGCGACCCCGCGCCGCCGGTTCATCCTGGCCGACACGCCGGGCCACGTGCAGTACACCCGCAACATGGTCACCGGCGCCTCCACCGCCGACCTCGCCGTGGTCCTGGTCGACGCCCGCAACGGCGTGATCGAGCAGACCCGCCGCCACGCCGCGGTGGCCGCGCTCCTGCGCGTGCCGCACGTGGTGCTCGCGGTGAACAAGATGGACCTCGTCGCGTACGCGGAGCCCGTCTTCGCGAAGATCGCCGAGGAGTTCACCGCGTACGCCACGGAGCTGGGCGTCCCCGAGGTCACCGCGATCCCGATCTCGGCGCTCGCCGGGGACAACGTGGTGGAGCCGTCCGCGACCATGGACTGGTACGACGGCCCGACCGTCCTTGAGCACCTGGAGACCGTGCCGGTCAGCCACGACCTGACGGGCTGCCACGCGCGCCTCCCGGTGCAGTACGTGATCCGGCCGCAGACCGCCGAGCACCCCGACTACCGCGGCTACGCGGGGCAGATCGCCGCGGGCACGTTCCGCGTCGGCGACGAGGTGACGGTGCTGCCGTCGGGGCGCACCACGAAGGTCGCGGGCATCGATCTCCTGGGCAGGCCGGTGGACGTGGCGTGGACGCCGCAGTCCGTGACCGTGCTCCTGGAGGACGACCTCGACATCTCACGTGGTGACATGCTCGTCCCGAGCAGTGATACGCCGACGACCACCCAGGACATCGCCGCCACCGTCTGCCACGTCGCCGACACGCCCTTGCGCGTGGGCCAGCGGGTGCTGCTCAAGCACACCACCCGTACGGTCAAGGCGATCGTGAAGCAGATCCCGTCCCGGCTCACCCTGGACGACCTGTCGCAGCATCCGAACCCGGGGCTCCTCGCCGCCAACGACATCGGCCGCGTCCTGGTGCGCACCGCCGAGCCGCTGGCGCTCGACGCGTACGCCGACTCGCGCCGCACCGGCTCCTTCCTCCTGATCGACCCGGCGGACGGCACGACGCTCGCCGCCGGGATGGCGGGCGAGGCCTTCGCCAGGGCCGAGGCGCCCGCGTCGGCCACGGACGACGAAGAAGGGTGGGATTTCTGA
- a CDS encoding putative leader peptide: MSRAGIALVSRRHVDLVRVSSAMCPAS; encoded by the coding sequence ATGTCTCGAGCTGGAATCGCCTTGGTGAGTCGACGTCACGTCGACCTCGTCCGCGTGTCCAGCGCCATGTGTCCGGCGAGCTGA
- a CDS encoding phosphoadenylyl-sulfate reductase: MTTIRQVPADTPAGELKALAEQAGRDLEDASALEVLTWATDTFGARFCVTSSMEDAVVAHLASRARPGVDVVFLDTGYHFPETIGTRDAVEAVMDVNVLTLTPVQTVAEQDAEYGPRLHDRDPDLCCALRKVKPLEDGLTPYLAWATGLRRDESPSRAHTPVVGWDDRRRKVKVSPIARWTQDDVDAYVAEHGVLTNPLLMDGYGSVGCAPCTRRLLDGEDARAGRWAGRTKTECGLHG; the protein is encoded by the coding sequence ATGACGACCATTCGGCAGGTGCCGGCCGACACCCCGGCCGGCGAGCTGAAGGCGCTCGCCGAGCAGGCCGGGCGCGACCTGGAGGACGCCTCCGCCCTGGAGGTCCTCACCTGGGCCACCGACACCTTCGGCGCCCGCTTCTGCGTGACCTCGTCGATGGAGGACGCGGTGGTCGCCCACCTCGCCTCCCGCGCGCGCCCCGGCGTGGACGTGGTGTTCCTCGACACCGGCTACCACTTCCCGGAGACCATCGGCACCCGCGACGCCGTCGAGGCCGTGATGGACGTCAACGTCCTCACCCTGACGCCGGTCCAGACCGTGGCCGAGCAGGACGCCGAGTACGGCCCGCGGCTGCACGACCGCGACCCCGACCTGTGCTGCGCGCTGCGCAAGGTCAAGCCCCTTGAGGACGGTCTGACGCCCTATCTGGCGTGGGCCACGGGGCTGCGCCGCGACGAGTCGCCGAGCCGCGCGCACACGCCCGTCGTCGGCTGGGACGACCGGCGCCGCAAGGTGAAGGTCTCCCCCATCGCCCGCTGGACGCAGGACGACGTGGACGCCTACGTCGCCGAGCACGGCGTGCTGACCAACCCGCTGCTCATGGACGGCTACGGCTCCGTGGGCTGCGCCCCGTGCACCCGGCGCCTCCTCGACGGCGAGGACGCGCGCGCGGGCCGCTGGGCCGGGCGGACCAAGACCGAATGCGGGCTGCACGGATGA
- the cysC gene encoding adenylyl-sulfate kinase, whose amino-acid sequence MRAARMTAPRPVQETDVTGATVWLTGLPSAGKTTIAYELARTLRERGRAVEVLDGDEIREFLSAGLGFSRADRDTNVQRIGFVAELLARNGVLALVPVIAPFADSREAVRKRHQSGGTAYLEVHVATPVEVCSVRDVKGLYAKQAAGELSGLTGVDDPYEEPESPDLRVESQDQTVRQSAAAVLELLTERGVV is encoded by the coding sequence ATGCGGGCTGCACGGATGACCGCCCCCCGACCCGTCCAGGAGACCGACGTGACCGGAGCCACCGTCTGGCTCACCGGCCTGCCGAGCGCGGGCAAGACCACCATCGCGTACGAGCTGGCGCGCACCCTGCGCGAGCGGGGCCGCGCGGTCGAGGTGCTCGACGGCGACGAGATCCGCGAGTTCCTCTCGGCGGGCCTCGGCTTCAGCCGCGCGGACCGCGACACCAACGTGCAGCGCATCGGGTTCGTCGCCGAGCTGCTCGCCCGCAACGGCGTGCTCGCGCTCGTCCCCGTGATCGCCCCGTTCGCGGACAGCCGCGAGGCGGTGCGCAAGCGCCACCAGTCGGGCGGCACCGCCTACTTGGAGGTGCACGTCGCCACGCCCGTGGAGGTGTGCTCCGTACGCGACGTGAAGGGCCTGTACGCCAAGCAGGCCGCGGGCGAGCTGTCCGGGCTCACCGGCGTCGACGACCCGTACGAGGAGCCCGAGTCGCCCGACCTGCGCGTGGAGTCCCAGGACCAGACGGTGCGGCAGTCCGCGGCGGCCGTCCTGGAGCTCCTGACGGAGCGGGGTGTCGTATGA
- a CDS encoding nitrite/sulfite reductase, translating into MATDPDRSTPVAPRRKAGRHRGEGQWAAGHFTPLNGNEQFKKDDDGLNVRTRIETIYAKRGFHSIDPNDLRGRMRWWGLYTQRKPGIDGGKTAILEPEELDDEHFMLRVRIDGGRLTTEQLRVIGEISQEFARGTADITDRQNIQYHWIRIEDMPEIWRRLEGVGLSTTEACGDTPRVILGSPVAGIAEDEIIDGTPAIDEIHRRIVGNPAFSNLPRKFKSAISGSPLLDVAHEINDIAFVGVRHPEHGPGFDLWVGGGLSTNPKIGQRLGAWVPLDEVADVYEGVISIFRDYGYRRLRTRARLKFLLADWGAEKFRRVLEDEYLLRKLVDGPAPEQPLERWRDHVGVHRQKDGTYYVGFAPRVGRVDGTTLTKIADLAAGHGSGRLRTTAEQKMIVLDVAEDQVPSLVAGLESLDLTVRPSPFRRGTMACTGIEFCKLAIVETKARGASLIDELERRIPDFDEPITININGCPNACARIQVADIGLKGQLVLDENGDQVEGFQVHLGGALGLEAGFGRKVRGLKVTSAALPDYVERVLKRFQAERADGERFATWAARADEDALS; encoded by the coding sequence ATGGCCACCGACCCGGACCGATCCACGCCTGTCGCACCCCGTCGCAAGGCGGGCCGCCACCGCGGCGAGGGCCAGTGGGCCGCCGGTCACTTCACGCCGCTGAACGGCAACGAGCAGTTCAAGAAGGACGACGACGGTCTCAATGTGCGGACACGCATTGAGACGATCTACGCCAAGCGCGGCTTCCACTCCATCGACCCCAACGACCTGCGCGGCCGGATGCGCTGGTGGGGGCTCTACACCCAGCGCAAGCCCGGGATCGACGGCGGCAAGACCGCGATCCTGGAGCCCGAGGAGCTGGACGACGAGCACTTCATGCTGCGGGTGCGGATCGACGGCGGGCGGCTCACCACCGAGCAGCTGCGCGTCATCGGCGAGATCTCGCAGGAGTTCGCGCGCGGCACCGCCGACATCACCGACCGGCAGAACATCCAGTACCACTGGATCCGCATCGAGGACATGCCGGAGATCTGGCGCCGTCTGGAGGGCGTGGGCCTGTCCACGACGGAGGCCTGCGGCGACACCCCGCGCGTCATCCTGGGCTCGCCCGTCGCGGGGATCGCCGAGGACGAGATCATCGACGGCACGCCCGCGATCGACGAGATCCACCGCCGCATCGTGGGCAACCCGGCCTTCTCGAACCTGCCGCGCAAGTTCAAGTCGGCGATCTCCGGCTCGCCGCTGCTCGACGTGGCGCACGAGATCAACGACATCGCGTTCGTGGGCGTGCGCCACCCCGAGCACGGGCCCGGCTTCGACCTGTGGGTCGGCGGCGGTCTGTCCACCAACCCCAAGATCGGCCAGCGGCTCGGCGCCTGGGTGCCCCTCGACGAGGTGGCGGACGTCTACGAGGGCGTCATCTCGATCTTCCGGGACTACGGCTACCGCAGGCTGCGCACCCGCGCCCGGCTGAAGTTCCTCCTCGCCGACTGGGGCGCCGAGAAGTTCCGCCGGGTCCTGGAGGACGAGTACCTGCTGCGCAAGCTCGTCGACGGGCCCGCGCCCGAGCAGCCCCTGGAGCGCTGGCGCGACCACGTGGGCGTGCACCGGCAGAAGGACGGCACCTATTACGTGGGCTTCGCCCCGCGCGTCGGCCGCGTCGACGGCACCACCCTGACGAAGATCGCCGATCTCGCCGCCGGGCACGGCTCGGGCCGCCTCCGCACCACCGCCGAGCAGAAGATGATCGTCCTCGACGTGGCCGAGGACCAGGTCCCGTCCCTGGTGGCGGGCCTGGAGTCGCTCGACCTCACGGTGCGCCCCTCCCCCTTCCGGCGCGGCACCATGGCCTGCACGGGCATCGAGTTCTGCAAGCTCGCCATCGTCGAGACGAAGGCCCGCGGCGCCTCGCTCATCGACGAACTGGAGCGCCGCATCCCGGACTTCGACGAGCCGATCACCATCAACATCAACGGCTGCCCGAACGCCTGCGCCCGCATCCAGGTCGCCGACATCGGCCTCAAGGGCCAGCTCGTCCTGGACGAGAACGGCGACCAGGTCGAGGGCTTCCAGGTGCACCTGGGCGGCGCCCTCGGCCTGGAGGCCGGGTTCGGCCGCAAGGTGCGCGGCCTGAAGGTGACCTCCGCCGCGCTGCCGGACTACGTGGAGCGGGTGCTCAAGCGCTTCCAGGCGGAGCGCGCGGACGGCGAGCGGTTCGCCACCTGGGCCGCGCGGGCCGACGAGGACGCCCTTTCGTGA
- a CDS encoding GNAT family N-acetyltransferase has translation MSITVTTWSLEQTAPTDLLPAAAPDGDVRIVRAEVPSPEFSRFLYCAVGGDIQWVDRLSLSYEQWREHLTRPGVETWVAYERGTPAGYVELDPQDDGAVEILYFGLAPAFRGRRIGGHLLAYGAARAWDLAERWPERAPTKRVWLHTCSLDGEHAMDNYVRRGFKLFRTETAEQPEQPTPGPWPGAYA, from the coding sequence ATGAGCATCACTGTCACCACCTGGTCCCTGGAGCAGACCGCTCCCACCGATCTGCTGCCCGCCGCCGCGCCGGACGGCGACGTACGGATCGTGCGGGCCGAGGTGCCCTCGCCCGAGTTCAGCCGGTTCCTGTACTGCGCCGTCGGCGGTGACATCCAGTGGGTCGACCGCCTCTCGCTCAGCTACGAACAGTGGCGGGAGCATCTGACGCGGCCGGGCGTGGAGACGTGGGTGGCGTACGAGAGGGGCACGCCGGCGGGGTACGTCGAGCTCGACCCGCAGGACGACGGGGCCGTGGAGATCCTCTACTTCGGCCTCGCCCCGGCCTTCCGGGGGCGGCGCATCGGCGGCCACCTCCTGGCGTACGGCGCGGCGCGGGCCTGGGACCTGGCCGAGCGGTGGCCGGAGCGGGCGCCCACGAAGCGGGTGTGGCTGCACACGTGCAGCCTCGACGGCGAGCACGCCATGGACAACTACGTGCGGCGCGGCTTCAAGCTCTTCCGCACGGAGACGGCGGAGCAGCCGGAGCAGCCGACGCCGGGCCCGTGGCCGGGGGCCTACGCGTAG
- a CDS encoding ABC transporter ATP-binding protein, which translates to MGTTLAKAPRGAARASHTTDAGGVAARIEHVSKSFATPAGQQLVLDDITLDVGQGEFVTLLGASGCGKSTLLNLVAGLDRPSAGSIGTDGRPALMFQEHALFPWLTAGKNIELALKLSGLAKAERRSRAEELLTLVRLEGAYGKRVHELSGGMRQRVALARALAQDSKLLLMDEPFAALDAITRDVLHDELTRIWRETGVSVLFVTHNVREAVRLAQRVVLLSSRPGRVAREWTVGIEQPRRIDDTAVAELSVEITEELRGEIRRHGQH; encoded by the coding sequence ATGGGCACGACGCTGGCCAAGGCACCGCGGGGCGCCGCACGGGCCTCGCACACCACGGACGCGGGCGGGGTCGCCGCGCGCATCGAGCACGTCTCGAAGTCCTTCGCCACACCGGCGGGGCAGCAGCTCGTCCTGGACGACATCACGCTGGACGTCGGCCAGGGCGAGTTCGTCACCCTCCTGGGGGCCTCGGGCTGCGGGAAGTCGACGCTGCTCAACCTCGTGGCCGGGCTCGACCGGCCGAGCGCGGGCAGCATCGGCACCGACGGCCGCCCGGCCCTGATGTTCCAGGAGCACGCCCTGTTCCCGTGGCTGACCGCGGGCAAGAACATCGAGCTCGCCCTGAAGCTGAGCGGCCTCGCCAAGGCCGAACGCCGCTCCAGGGCCGAGGAGTTGCTGACCCTCGTCCGGCTCGAGGGCGCGTACGGCAAGCGCGTGCACGAGCTGTCCGGCGGCATGCGCCAGCGGGTCGCGCTTGCCCGCGCGCTCGCCCAGGACAGCAAGCTGCTCCTCATGGACGAGCCGTTCGCGGCGCTCGACGCCATCACCCGGGACGTGCTGCACGACGAGCTGACCCGGATCTGGCGCGAGACCGGCGTCTCGGTCCTGTTCGTCACCCACAACGTCCGCGAGGCGGTACGGCTCGCCCAGCGCGTGGTCCTGCTGTCCTCGCGGCCCGGCCGGGTGGCGCGGGAGTGGACCGTCGGCATCGAGCAGCCGCGCCGCATCGACGACACGGCCGTGGCCGAGCTGTCCGTCGAGATCACCGAAGAACTGCGTGGGGAGATCCGCCGCCATGGGCAGCACTGA
- the cysD gene encoding sulfate adenylyltransferase subunit CysD, which produces MTTAATTEDASQPERAPAAQEAEGPYALSHLDALESEAVHIFREVAGEFERPVILFSGGKDSIVMLHLALKAFAPAAVPFSLLHVDTGHNFPEVIAYRDRVVAAHRLRLHVASVQDYIDRGVLKERPDGTRNPLQTLPLTEKIAAERFDAVFGGGRRDEEKARAKERVFSLRDEFSQWDPRRQRPELWQLYNGRHAPGEHVRVFPLSNWTELDVWQYIAREGIELPEIYFAHERPVFLRGGMWLTAGDWGGPKDGEAVETRRVRYRTVGDMSCTGAVDSDASTLDAVIAEIAASRLTERGATRADDKLSEAAMEDRKREGYF; this is translated from the coding sequence ATGACGACCGCCGCCACGACCGAGGACGCGTCGCAGCCCGAGCGGGCCCCGGCCGCCCAGGAGGCCGAGGGGCCCTACGCGCTCAGCCACCTGGACGCCCTGGAGTCCGAGGCCGTCCACATCTTCCGTGAGGTGGCGGGCGAGTTCGAGCGGCCGGTGATCCTGTTCTCCGGCGGCAAGGACTCCATCGTCATGCTGCATCTGGCGCTGAAGGCCTTCGCCCCGGCCGCGGTGCCCTTCTCGCTGCTCCACGTCGACACCGGGCACAACTTCCCCGAGGTCATCGCGTACCGCGACCGCGTGGTCGCCGCGCACCGGCTCCGGTTGCACGTGGCGTCCGTACAGGACTACATCGACCGCGGCGTGCTCAAGGAGCGCCCCGACGGCACTCGCAACCCGCTCCAGACGCTGCCGCTGACGGAGAAGATCGCCGCCGAGCGCTTCGACGCGGTCTTCGGCGGCGGCCGCCGCGACGAGGAGAAGGCCCGCGCCAAGGAGCGGGTGTTCTCGCTGCGGGACGAGTTCTCGCAGTGGGACCCGCGCCGCCAGCGGCCCGAGCTGTGGCAGCTCTACAACGGCCGGCACGCCCCGGGCGAGCACGTGCGCGTCTTCCCGCTGTCCAACTGGACCGAGCTGGACGTGTGGCAGTACATCGCCCGCGAGGGGATCGAGCTGCCCGAGATCTACTTCGCCCACGAGCGCCCGGTGTTCCTGCGCGGCGGCATGTGGCTGACCGCCGGTGACTGGGGCGGCCCCAAGGACGGCGAGGCCGTCGAGACCCGCCGGGTCCGCTACCGCACCGTCGGCGACATGTCCTGCACCGGGGCCGTCGACTCCGACGCGAGCACCCTCGACGCCGTCATCGCCGAGATCGCGGCGTCCCGGCTCACCGAGCGCGGCGCGACCCGGGCCGACGACAAGCTCTCCGAGGCCGCGATGGAAGACCGCAAGCGCGAAGGGTACTTCTAA